From Xylocopa sonorina isolate GNS202 chromosome 2, iyXylSono1_principal, whole genome shotgun sequence, a single genomic window includes:
- the Ec gene encoding ubiquitin specific peptidase echinus isoform X4 gives MKQEQRPRRQALFQIAKVLWHLDIFRRSFRELSGHACMRESCIFCALKDLFSQLQFSQESALPPDTLRRALAKSFLDQQRFQLGFMDDAAECFENILLRIHLHIASGEAEDMCSARHCVPHQKFAMTLVEQSVCGACGATSEPLPFTQMVHYVSASALTSQARQTPPNSRNSPDLFGQLLRKAGGMGDIRDCPSSCGAKIQICRTLMNRPEIVSVGVVWDSERPSLEHIMDVFATVGTSLRLSDVFHSVVDSRWGASTVHNLVGVVTYYGKHYSTFFFHTKLKLWIYFDDATVKEIGPRWEQVVEKCRRGRYQPLLLLYATPGGTPVNTENAPKTVTPFPNGNGLKTPPKNNVRRSITPSPEKPSINSTARRAITPNPDSPPHSYTQRRIYSDYQNLTDIQNNIFANQGVDTVDGEAESKYISRRAVENVMQQQKKQQMQLTRSLSAGSTPQDAISIPDHLNVPRRRDSGNWSGDRNSASSSSSTTMDNPYLYIVNKMQRNSGVPKSPTSKSGELSSSSSGHYDAGYDSYSLSSTDSLPLQQGLKHNLQLAQIPEGYQASSGDDCERLCKETDALLDKSRAAEDAGDLSTAVALCSAASSKARAAMDAPYNNPHTITIARMKHNTCVMRTRSLHRRMLQEQATANGEKEEGAPEGRHSRENSKSGQHSRQSSRDKGNHSRQNSRELLVSAPATTSDKPTTKSIEIYATLPKKKTLRSKATAVNVIEDEEYMLYDRPMQRTGLFSRTKRCDDDKKDKKRARSEERNKNISKDFSIAPSRSSPSPKGAKVEKTKENLDTVTSNTRNSQSSNTNGEQKQGKKQHKIRRKLLMGGLIKRKNRSMPDLREGQDGQANASVEGASNTLPKQSVDDSSVGLKGNEVCQSLSGYLSEGHLEFTGNSNGSPGNTSNPNLERSRLMRKSFHGSAGKVLHVAKVPPPPPLRTTSQLSKSKCSGEVHNEQQSEKSAYPASESQCASNPPQEQNGNYWNHMNATNSSANATRAANYADYSSESHSLPFLPTYSMEQNSGNASSSCPSNYNSKPRIQDDVVQYANGILYEPTFVVTRADVHNEQSPVKQPTQVDSLPPYPENGNVSHSRQPSEDFPPPPYPSIHSVSHSRQASEDFPPPPPPIDETSNHVQDSQQQYQYQYQQQQYQQQYQQQQQQQQSQQQQQQTNAAMQQRQQQLDSQHISTLLSQLQMKRDQILTSEGAREEKRPEDQEGEEKSSGETWLRELQAKQAERRMKKQGPLEQDGSKVRSTPTISGPTIARRTSDLMMNSLGQTYDQTSRDVPDCPRVVSSVKDMAARFEQIKLQPAAKTEAEQKVPTKQNVNCVSPSPMLDAPQDAPQVEEPRPMKLSTENVASFTKTDGTSGQSIMNSSFESSSSQNSFISTTVPSNPIQTQQSGLNQAIMSMSLTLPHENGLPIDYPEDDISEVAMQNTIQNTTILPSEEDIAPRKVKRRIGKKKSVSFCDQVVLVATAEDDEKDSYIPNPILERVLRSAMNKPETAQVLREIRSLQEAEMNRENCTGTKFQQQTLPLKSEADSVPATPYQDQLRSVNPIPIPDTMKPTFGRQNSNESVGSLSDKKLCGPFINEGQDVVRETYTGLPNVTKPPTSYSPQLQQQIRYSQNGYMPYLQSQSTYPQAQTSHPRNQGIPLSQTQKPASPYPTQIHGQYVQNNVQQPKPMCQKNTYQTYYQLEQQHNQMNKQMSQQQQPNINQRITNHNASPITVQHSQQQFAYPPTQSPSPYQNQYSHSSYQGYPYQSVPQQNRINQPLPQYQPPPNPPNSYQQQQNMQNYQQRHDNYQRPPQKSDQQNILAPNQTYPNALQNGQIQSNMKYPTYQHPPVSKQSKQMHFVSAGKGNATVAQSASSLQKPVGGAARTAPCHLCRKKQVTEPAIYCSDCDFYMSRFRPKN, from the exons GACCTGTTCTCGCAGCTGCAGTTTTCGCAAGAGAGCGCGCTGCCGCCAGACACGCTGCGCCGCGCTCTGGCCAAGAGCTTTCTCGACCAGCAAAGGTTCCAGCTGGGATTCATGGACGACGCGGCTGAATGTTTC GAAAACATTCTTCTGCGAATACACCTTCACATCGCCAGCGGGGAGGCGGAAGACATGTGCAGCGCGAGACACTGCGTGCCGCACCAGAAGTTCGCCATGACGCTGGTCGAGCAAAGCGTCTGCGGTGCTTGCGGAGCCACCTCGGAGCCTCTGCCTTTTACACAG ATGGTTCACTACGTGTCGGCGTCAGCGCTGACCTCGCAGGCTCGACAAACCCCTCCAAACTCCCGAAACAGCCCCGATCTTTTTGGTCAGCTGCTTCGAAAGGCTGGCGGCATGGGTGACATCAGAGATTGTCCA AGCTCCTGCGGCGCAAAAATTCAAATCTGCCGGACCCTGATGAACCGACCGGAAATCGTTTCCGTGGGGGTCGTATGGGACAGCGAGCGGCCATCGTTGGAGCACATCATGGACGTTTTCGCGACCGTGGGAACGTCCCTCAGACTGAGCGACGTTTTCCACAGCGTGGTGGACTCCCGATGGGGTGCCTCGACTGTGCACAACCTCGTAGGAGTCGTCACGTATTACGGGAAACACTACTCCACCTTCTTTTTCCACACCAAACTGAAG TTGTGGATTTACTTCGACGATGCCACCGTGAAGGAAATCGGTCCACGCTGGGAACAGGTGGTGGAGAAGTGTCGAAGGGGTAGATATCAACCGTTGCTGTTATTGTACGCAACCCCTGGTGGAACGCCAGTGAACACGGAGAATGCACCGAAGACCGTGACTCCATTTCCGAACGGGAACGGGCTGAAGACACCCCCGAAGAATAACGTTCGACGATCGATCACGCCCAGCCCGGAAAAACCATCGATCAACAGCACAGCGAGACGTGCCATCACGCCCAATCCCGACAGCCCCCCTCACTCTTACACGCAGCGCAGGATTTACAGCGACTATCAGAATCTGACCGATATCCAGAACAATATCTTTGCGAATCAG GGCGTTGACACCGTCGACGGAGAGGCAGAATCAAAGTACATCAGCCGACGAGCCGTCGAGAACGTGATGCAACAGCAGAAGAAGCAACAAATGCAGTTGACGCGCAGCCTGAGCGCTGGATCGACGCCACAGGACGCCATCAGTATCCCGGATCACTTGAACGTGCCGCGAAGGCGAGACTCCGGAAACTGGTCGGGTGATCGAAACAGCGCGTCCTCGAGTTCCTCGACCACGATGGACAATCCGTATCTGTACATCGTGAATAAGATGCAGAGGAATTCAGGAGTGCCGAAAAGTCCGACCAGCAAGTCTGGAGAACTGTCGAGCAGCAGCAGCGGCCATTACGATGCTGGATACGATTCGTATTCTTTGTCCTCCACGGACAGCCTTCCGCTTCAGCAAGGTCTGAAGCATAATCTGCAG CTTGCCCAGATCCCGGAAGGCTACCAAGCTTCCTCAGGCGACGACTGCGAACGCCTCTGCAAGGAGACCGACGCGTTGCTGGACAAGTCTCGAGCGGCTGAGGACGCTGGCGATCTTAGCACCGCGGTCGCTTTGTGCAGCGCGGCAAGCAGCAAGGCCAGAGCCGCCATGGACGCGCCGTACAACAATCCTCACACGATCACCATCGCGAGGATGAAGCACAACACTTGCGTGATGAGGACTCGCAGTTTGCACAGAAGAATGCTGCAGGAGCAGGCGACAGCTAACGGCGAGAAAGAAG AAGGCGCGCCTGAGGGAAGACACTCGCGAGAGAACAGCAAATCTGGTCAGCATTCGCGACAGAGTTCCCGGGACAAAGGAAACCATTCTAGGCAAAACAGTCGAGAGCTCCTGGTAAGTGCTCCAGCTACAACCTCTGACAAGCCTACCACGAAGAGCATCGAAATCTACGCGACGCTACCGAAGAAGAAGACTCTGCGCAGCAAAGCAACAGCGGTGAACgtgatcgaagacgaggaatacatgttgtACGATCGACCTATGCAGAGGACCGGGCTATTCAGTCGCACGAAGCGTTGCGACGACGATAAGAAGGACAAGAAACGGGCTCGCAGCGAGGAGAGGAACAAGAACATCTCTAAAGACTTCTCCATCGCTCCCTCCCGATCGTCACCCTCGCCAAAGGGAGCCAAGGTGGAGAAGACGAAGGAGAATTTGGACACGGTTACGAGCAACACGCGAAACTCTCAATCGAGCAACACCAACGGAGAGCAGAAGCAGGGGAAGAAGCAGCATAAAATTCGCAGGAAACTGTTAATGGGCGGGCTAATTAAGAGGAAGAACAGAAGTATGCCGGATCTGCGGGAAGGGCAGGACGGACAGGCGAACGCCAGCGTGGAGGGAGCCTCCAACACCTTGCCAAAGCAGTCAGTGGACGATTCCAGCGTCGGTTTGAAGGGTAACGAAGTGTGCCAGTCTCTGAGCGGTTACCTGTCAGAGGGGCACTTGGAGTTCACCGGGAACAGCAACGGTAGCCCTGGGAACACGAGCAATCCAAACCTGGAGAGAAGTCGTCTGATGAGGAAGAGCTTCCACGGCAGCGCGGGCAAAGTGTTACACGTGGCGAAGGTCCCACCGCCTCCTCCGCTCAGGACCACTTCTCAGCTTAGCAAGTCTAAGTGTTCGGGCGAAGTGCACAACGAGCAGCAGTCCGAGAAATCCGCGTACCCCGCGTCTGAGAGCCAGTGCGCGTCGAATCCGCCTCAGGAGCAGAACGGGAACTACTGGAATCACATGAACGCGACCAATTCGTCAGCCAATGCCACAAGAGCCGCGAATTACGCCGACTACTCGTCCGAGTCTCACTCGCTTCCGTTCTTGCCCACGTACAGTATGGAACAGAACAGCGGCAACGCGTCCTCCTCGTGCCCATCGAATTACAATAGCAAGCCTAGGATCCAGGACGACGTGGTGCAGTACGCTAACGGGATCCTGTACGAGCCAACCTTCGTGGTGACTCGAGCTGACGTGCACAACGAGCAAAGCCCAGTCAAACAGCCGACCCAAGTCGACTCCTTGCCTCCGTATCCTGAGAACGGGAACGTTTCTCATTCGAGGCAACCCAGCGAGGACTTCCCGCCTCCACCTTATCCATCTATTCACTCTGTATCTCACTCGAGGCAAGCCAGCGAGGATTTtccaccaccgccaccgccgaTCGACGAGACCTCTAATCACGTTCAGGATAGCCAACAGCAGTATCAATATCAGTATCAACAGCAGCAGTATCAGCAACAAtatcaacagcaacaacaacaacaacagtcgcagcagcagcagcaacagacgAATGCAGCGATGCAACAACGTCAGCAACAGTTGGACAGTCAACATATCAGCACTTTATTGTCGCAGCTGCAGATGAAGAGAGATCAAATTTTGACTTCGGAAGGTGCGAGGGAAGAGAAGAGGCCTGAGGATCAGGAAGGGGAAGAGAAGTCATCCGGGGAAACTTGGTTGCGCGAGTTACAGGCGAAACAGGCGGAAAGGAGGATGAAGAAACAGGGTCCTCTTGAACAGGACGGTTCGAAGGTCAGATCCACGCCTACGATTTCAGGGCCAACGATCGCACGGAGGACGAGCGATTTGATGATGAACAGCCTCGGTCAGACTTACGATCAGACTAGTCGCGACGTGCCTGATTGTCCAAGAGTTGTTTCCTCCGTGAAAGACATGGCGGCTAGGTTCGAGCAGATTAAACTGCAACCAGCCGCGAAAACGGAAGCCGAGCAGAAGGTTCCAACGAAGCAAAACGTCAACTGCGTTTCGCCCTCTCCAATGTTGGACGCTCCTCAGGACGCTCCACAAGTGGAAGAACCAAGACCAATGAAGCTGTCCACGGAAAATGTGGCGAGCTTTACGAAAACCGACGGTACGTCGGGTCAGTCGATCATGAATTCCAGCTTTGAGTCTAGCTCGAGCCAGAATAGCTTCATTTCGACCACGGTACCGAGCAATCCCATACAGACGCAGCAAAGTGGACTAAACCAAGCGATCATGTCGATGTCTCTGACATTACCACACGAGAACGGTTTGCCTATCGATTATCCTGAGGACGATATAAGCGAAGTTGCTATGCAGAATACTATACAGAACACGACGATCCTGCCAAGCGAAGAGGACATCGCACCGAGGAAGGTGAAACGACGAATAGGGAAGAAAAAGAGCGTGTCTTTCTGCGACCAAGTTGTTCTGGTCGCCACTGCCGAGGACGACGAGAAAGACTCTTATATACCCAATCCAATCCTCGAGAGGGTTCTACGATCAGCCATGAACAAACCAGAAACTGCTCAAGTTCTTCGAGAGATTAGGAGTCTGCAGGAGGCAGAGATGAATCGAGAGAATTGCACTGGTACCAAGTTTCAACAGCAAACTCTTCCGCTGAAAAGCGAAGCTGATAGCGTCCCTGCGACTCCGTATCAAGATCAGCTGAGAAGCGTGAACCCGATACCCATCCCAGACACCATGAAACCCACGTTCGGTAGGCAAAACTCGAACGAGTCGGTAGGCTCGCTGTCAGACAAGAAGTTGTGCGGTCCGTTCATTAACGAAGGACAAGATGTCGTTAGAGAAACGTACACTGGACTCCCTAATGTTACCAAACCACCAACATCGTACTCTCCTCAACTTCAACAGCAGATAAGGTATTCTCAAAACGGTTACATGCCGTACCTGCAATCCCAGTCGACGTACCCTCAAGCACAGACGTCTCATCCAAGAAACCAAGGCATTCCACTGTCGCAGACCCAAAAACCAGCCAGCCCGTACCCCACTCAGATCCACGGACAGTACGTTCAGAACAACGTGCAGCAACCGAAACCAATGTGCCAGAAGAACACCTATCAGACGTACTATCAACTGGAGCAACAGCACAATCAGATGAACAAACAGATGTCCCAGCAACAACAGCCGAACATCAATCAGAGGATCACGAACCACAACGCGAGCCCCATAACCGTGCAACACTCGCAGCAACAATTCGCGTACCCTCCAACCCAGTCCCCCAGTCCTTATCAGAACCAATACAGCCACAGTTCCTATCAGGGTTACCCCTACCAATCGGTTCCTCAGCAGAATAGAATTAATCAACCGCTCCCGCAATATCAACCGCCACCCAACCCTCCAAACTCCTACCAGCAACAACAGAACATGCAGAATTATCAGCAGAGACACGACAACTATCAAAGGCCACCGCAGAAGTCAGACCAGCAGAACATCCTGGCGCCGAATCAGACGTATCCGAACGCGTTGCAGAATGGTCAGATCCAGTCGAACATGAAATACCCCACGTACCAGCATCCACCAGTGTCGAAGCAGAGCAAGCAGATGCATTTCGTGTCCGCTGGGAAGGGCAACGCGACGGTGGCCCAGTCAGCGTCGTCCCTTCAGAAGCCTGTTGGAGGCGCTGCGAGAACTGCTCCTTGCCATCTTTGCAGGAAGAAACAGGTCACGGAACCAGCTATCTACTGCTCGGATTGTGACTTCTACATGTCACGCTTCCGACCCAAGAACTGA
- the Ec gene encoding ubiquitin specific peptidase echinus isoform X3 — translation MLKWIKVRQDASGTPTPLVREKKDEAVAKVEVEEAAKEEEEDSGMEREDTPSNIELNDLRKDLFSQLQFSQESALPPDTLRRALAKSFLDQQRFQLGFMDDAAECFENILLRIHLHIASGEAEDMCSARHCVPHQKFAMTLVEQSVCGACGATSEPLPFTQMVHYVSASALTSQARQTPPNSRNSPDLFGQLLRKAGGMGDIRDCPSSCGAKIQICRTLMNRPEIVSVGVVWDSERPSLEHIMDVFATVGTSLRLSDVFHSVVDSRWGASTVHNLVGVVTYYGKHYSTFFFHTKLKLWIYFDDATVKEIGPRWEQVVEKCRRGRYQPLLLLYATPGGTPVNTENAPKTVTPFPNGNGLKTPPKNNVRRSITPSPEKPSINSTARRAITPNPDSPPHSYTQRRIYSDYQNLTDIQNNIFANQGVDTVDGEAESKYISRRAVENVMQQQKKQQMQLTRSLSAGSTPQDAISIPDHLNVPRRRDSGNWSGDRNSASSSSSTTMDNPYLYIVNKMQRNSGVPKSPTSKSGELSSSSSGHYDAGYDSYSLSSTDSLPLQQGLKHNLQLAQIPEGYQASSGDDCERLCKETDALLDKSRAAEDAGDLSTAVALCSAASSKARAAMDAPYNNPHTITIARMKHNTCVMRTRSLHRRMLQEQATANGEKEEGAPEGRHSRENSKSGQHSRQSSRDKGNHSRQNSRELLVSAPATTSDKPTTKSIEIYATLPKKKTLRSKATAVNVIEDEEYMLYDRPMQRTGLFSRTKRCDDDKKDKKRARSEERNKNISKDFSIAPSRSSPSPKGAKVEKTKENLDTVTSNTRNSQSSNTNGEQKQGKKQHKIRRKLLMGGLIKRKNRSMPDLREGQDGQANASVEGASNTLPKQSVDDSSVGLKGNEVCQSLSGYLSEGHLEFTGNSNGSPGNTSNPNLERSRLMRKSFHGSAGKVLHVAKVPPPPPLRTTSQLSKSKCSGEVHNEQQSEKSAYPASESQCASNPPQEQNGNYWNHMNATNSSANATRAANYADYSSESHSLPFLPTYSMEQNSGNASSSCPSNYNSKPRIQDDVVQYANGILYEPTFVVTRADVHNEQSPVKQPTQVDSLPPYPENGNVSHSRQPSEDFPPPPYPSIHSVSHSRQASEDFPPPPPPIDETSNHVQDSQQQYQYQYQQQQYQQQYQQQQQQQQSQQQQQQTNAAMQQRQQQLDSQHISTLLSQLQMKRDQILTSEGAREEKRPEDQEGEEKSSGETWLRELQAKQAERRMKKQGPLEQDGSKVRSTPTISGPTIARRTSDLMMNSLGQTYDQTSRDVPDCPRVVSSVKDMAARFEQIKLQPAAKTEAEQKVPTKQNVNCVSPSPMLDAPQDAPQVEEPRPMKLSTENVASFTKTDGTSGQSIMNSSFESSSSQNSFISTTVPSNPIQTQQSGLNQAIMSMSLTLPHENGLPIDYPEDDISEVAMQNTIQNTTILPSEEDIAPRKVKRRIGKKKSVSFCDQVVLVATAEDDEKDSYIPNPILERVLRSAMNKPETAQVLREIRSLQEAEMNRENCTGTKFQQQTLPLKSEADSVPATPYQDQLRSVNPIPIPDTMKPTFGRQNSNESVGSLSDKKLCGPFINEGQDVVRETYTGLPNVTKPPTSYSPQLQQQIRYSQNGYMPYLQSQSTYPQAQTSHPRNQGIPLSQTQKPASPYPTQIHGQYVQNNVQQPKPMCQKNTYQTYYQLEQQHNQMNKQMSQQQQPNINQRITNHNASPITVQHSQQQFAYPPTQSPSPYQNQYSHSSYQGYPYQSVPQQNRINQPLPQYQPPPNPPNSYQQQQNMQNYQQRHDNYQRPPQKSDQQNILAPNQTYPNALQNGQIQSNMKYPTYQHPPVSKQSKQMHFVSAGKGNATVAQSASSLQKPVGGAARTAPCHLCRKKQVTEPAIYCSDCDFYMSRFRPKN, via the exons GACCTGTTCTCGCAGCTGCAGTTTTCGCAAGAGAGCGCGCTGCCGCCAGACACGCTGCGCCGCGCTCTGGCCAAGAGCTTTCTCGACCAGCAAAGGTTCCAGCTGGGATTCATGGACGACGCGGCTGAATGTTTC GAAAACATTCTTCTGCGAATACACCTTCACATCGCCAGCGGGGAGGCGGAAGACATGTGCAGCGCGAGACACTGCGTGCCGCACCAGAAGTTCGCCATGACGCTGGTCGAGCAAAGCGTCTGCGGTGCTTGCGGAGCCACCTCGGAGCCTCTGCCTTTTACACAG ATGGTTCACTACGTGTCGGCGTCAGCGCTGACCTCGCAGGCTCGACAAACCCCTCCAAACTCCCGAAACAGCCCCGATCTTTTTGGTCAGCTGCTTCGAAAGGCTGGCGGCATGGGTGACATCAGAGATTGTCCA AGCTCCTGCGGCGCAAAAATTCAAATCTGCCGGACCCTGATGAACCGACCGGAAATCGTTTCCGTGGGGGTCGTATGGGACAGCGAGCGGCCATCGTTGGAGCACATCATGGACGTTTTCGCGACCGTGGGAACGTCCCTCAGACTGAGCGACGTTTTCCACAGCGTGGTGGACTCCCGATGGGGTGCCTCGACTGTGCACAACCTCGTAGGAGTCGTCACGTATTACGGGAAACACTACTCCACCTTCTTTTTCCACACCAAACTGAAG TTGTGGATTTACTTCGACGATGCCACCGTGAAGGAAATCGGTCCACGCTGGGAACAGGTGGTGGAGAAGTGTCGAAGGGGTAGATATCAACCGTTGCTGTTATTGTACGCAACCCCTGGTGGAACGCCAGTGAACACGGAGAATGCACCGAAGACCGTGACTCCATTTCCGAACGGGAACGGGCTGAAGACACCCCCGAAGAATAACGTTCGACGATCGATCACGCCCAGCCCGGAAAAACCATCGATCAACAGCACAGCGAGACGTGCCATCACGCCCAATCCCGACAGCCCCCCTCACTCTTACACGCAGCGCAGGATTTACAGCGACTATCAGAATCTGACCGATATCCAGAACAATATCTTTGCGAATCAG GGCGTTGACACCGTCGACGGAGAGGCAGAATCAAAGTACATCAGCCGACGAGCCGTCGAGAACGTGATGCAACAGCAGAAGAAGCAACAAATGCAGTTGACGCGCAGCCTGAGCGCTGGATCGACGCCACAGGACGCCATCAGTATCCCGGATCACTTGAACGTGCCGCGAAGGCGAGACTCCGGAAACTGGTCGGGTGATCGAAACAGCGCGTCCTCGAGTTCCTCGACCACGATGGACAATCCGTATCTGTACATCGTGAATAAGATGCAGAGGAATTCAGGAGTGCCGAAAAGTCCGACCAGCAAGTCTGGAGAACTGTCGAGCAGCAGCAGCGGCCATTACGATGCTGGATACGATTCGTATTCTTTGTCCTCCACGGACAGCCTTCCGCTTCAGCAAGGTCTGAAGCATAATCTGCAG CTTGCCCAGATCCCGGAAGGCTACCAAGCTTCCTCAGGCGACGACTGCGAACGCCTCTGCAAGGAGACCGACGCGTTGCTGGACAAGTCTCGAGCGGCTGAGGACGCTGGCGATCTTAGCACCGCGGTCGCTTTGTGCAGCGCGGCAAGCAGCAAGGCCAGAGCCGCCATGGACGCGCCGTACAACAATCCTCACACGATCACCATCGCGAGGATGAAGCACAACACTTGCGTGATGAGGACTCGCAGTTTGCACAGAAGAATGCTGCAGGAGCAGGCGACAGCTAACGGCGAGAAAGAAG AAGGCGCGCCTGAGGGAAGACACTCGCGAGAGAACAGCAAATCTGGTCAGCATTCGCGACAGAGTTCCCGGGACAAAGGAAACCATTCTAGGCAAAACAGTCGAGAGCTCCTGGTAAGTGCTCCAGCTACAACCTCTGACAAGCCTACCACGAAGAGCATCGAAATCTACGCGACGCTACCGAAGAAGAAGACTCTGCGCAGCAAAGCAACAGCGGTGAACgtgatcgaagacgaggaatacatgttgtACGATCGACCTATGCAGAGGACCGGGCTATTCAGTCGCACGAAGCGTTGCGACGACGATAAGAAGGACAAGAAACGGGCTCGCAGCGAGGAGAGGAACAAGAACATCTCTAAAGACTTCTCCATCGCTCCCTCCCGATCGTCACCCTCGCCAAAGGGAGCCAAGGTGGAGAAGACGAAGGAGAATTTGGACACGGTTACGAGCAACACGCGAAACTCTCAATCGAGCAACACCAACGGAGAGCAGAAGCAGGGGAAGAAGCAGCATAAAATTCGCAGGAAACTGTTAATGGGCGGGCTAATTAAGAGGAAGAACAGAAGTATGCCGGATCTGCGGGAAGGGCAGGACGGACAGGCGAACGCCAGCGTGGAGGGAGCCTCCAACACCTTGCCAAAGCAGTCAGTGGACGATTCCAGCGTCGGTTTGAAGGGTAACGAAGTGTGCCAGTCTCTGAGCGGTTACCTGTCAGAGGGGCACTTGGAGTTCACCGGGAACAGCAACGGTAGCCCTGGGAACACGAGCAATCCAAACCTGGAGAGAAGTCGTCTGATGAGGAAGAGCTTCCACGGCAGCGCGGGCAAAGTGTTACACGTGGCGAAGGTCCCACCGCCTCCTCCGCTCAGGACCACTTCTCAGCTTAGCAAGTCTAAGTGTTCGGGCGAAGTGCACAACGAGCAGCAGTCCGAGAAATCCGCGTACCCCGCGTCTGAGAGCCAGTGCGCGTCGAATCCGCCTCAGGAGCAGAACGGGAACTACTGGAATCACATGAACGCGACCAATTCGTCAGCCAATGCCACAAGAGCCGCGAATTACGCCGACTACTCGTCCGAGTCTCACTCGCTTCCGTTCTTGCCCACGTACAGTATGGAACAGAACAGCGGCAACGCGTCCTCCTCGTGCCCATCGAATTACAATAGCAAGCCTAGGATCCAGGACGACGTGGTGCAGTACGCTAACGGGATCCTGTACGAGCCAACCTTCGTGGTGACTCGAGCTGACGTGCACAACGAGCAAAGCCCAGTCAAACAGCCGACCCAAGTCGACTCCTTGCCTCCGTATCCTGAGAACGGGAACGTTTCTCATTCGAGGCAACCCAGCGAGGACTTCCCGCCTCCACCTTATCCATCTATTCACTCTGTATCTCACTCGAGGCAAGCCAGCGAGGATTTtccaccaccgccaccgccgaTCGACGAGACCTCTAATCACGTTCAGGATAGCCAACAGCAGTATCAATATCAGTATCAACAGCAGCAGTATCAGCAACAAtatcaacagcaacaacaacaacaacagtcgcagcagcagcagcaacagacgAATGCAGCGATGCAACAACGTCAGCAACAGTTGGACAGTCAACATATCAGCACTTTATTGTCGCAGCTGCAGATGAAGAGAGATCAAATTTTGACTTCGGAAGGTGCGAGGGAAGAGAAGAGGCCTGAGGATCAGGAAGGGGAAGAGAAGTCATCCGGGGAAACTTGGTTGCGCGAGTTACAGGCGAAACAGGCGGAAAGGAGGATGAAGAAACAGGGTCCTCTTGAACAGGACGGTTCGAAGGTCAGATCCACGCCTACGATTTCAGGGCCAACGATCGCACGGAGGACGAGCGATTTGATGATGAACAGCCTCGGTCAGACTTACGATCAGACTAGTCGCGACGTGCCTGATTGTCCAAGAGTTGTTTCCTCCGTGAAAGACATGGCGGCTAGGTTCGAGCAGATTAAACTGCAACCAGCCGCGAAAACGGAAGCCGAGCAGAAGGTTCCAACGAAGCAAAACGTCAACTGCGTTTCGCCCTCTCCAATGTTGGACGCTCCTCAGGACGCTCCACAAGTGGAAGAACCAAGACCAATGAAGCTGTCCACGGAAAATGTGGCGAGCTTTACGAAAACCGACGGTACGTCGGGTCAGTCGATCATGAATTCCAGCTTTGAGTCTAGCTCGAGCCAGAATAGCTTCATTTCGACCACGGTACCGAGCAATCCCATACAGACGCAGCAAAGTGGACTAAACCAAGCGATCATGTCGATGTCTCTGACATTACCACACGAGAACGGTTTGCCTATCGATTATCCTGAGGACGATATAAGCGAAGTTGCTATGCAGAATACTATACAGAACACGACGATCCTGCCAAGCGAAGAGGACATCGCACCGAGGAAGGTGAAACGACGAATAGGGAAGAAAAAGAGCGTGTCTTTCTGCGACCAAGTTGTTCTGGTCGCCACTGCCGAGGACGACGAGAAAGACTCTTATATACCCAATCCAATCCTCGAGAGGGTTCTACGATCAGCCATGAACAAACCAGAAACTGCTCAAGTTCTTCGAGAGATTAGGAGTCTGCAGGAGGCAGAGATGAATCGAGAGAATTGCACTGGTACCAAGTTTCAACAGCAAACTCTTCCGCTGAAAAGCGAAGCTGATAGCGTCCCTGCGACTCCGTATCAAGATCAGCTGAGAAGCGTGAACCCGATACCCATCCCAGACACCATGAAACCCACGTTCGGTAGGCAAAACTCGAACGAGTCGGTAGGCTCGCTGTCAGACAAGAAGTTGTGCGGTCCGTTCATTAACGAAGGACAAGATGTCGTTAGAGAAACGTACACTGGACTCCCTAATGTTACCAAACCACCAACATCGTACTCTCCTCAACTTCAACAGCAGATAAGGTATTCTCAAAACGGTTACATGCCGTACCTGCAATCCCAGTCGACGTACCCTCAAGCACAGACGTCTCATCCAAGAAACCAAGGCATTCCACTGTCGCAGACCCAAAAACCAGCCAGCCCGTACCCCACTCAGATCCACGGACAGTACGTTCAGAACAACGTGCAGCAACCGAAACCAATGTGCCAGAAGAACACCTATCAGACGTACTATCAACTGGAGCAACAGCACAATCAGATGAACAAACAGATGTCCCAGCAACAACAGCCGAACATCAATCAGAGGATCACGAACCACAACGCGAGCCCCATAACCGTGCAACACTCGCAGCAACAATTCGCGTACCCTCCAACCCAGTCCCCCAGTCCTTATCAGAACCAATACAGCCACAGTTCCTATCAGGGTTACCCCTACCAATCGGTTCCTCAGCAGAATAGAATTAATCAACCGCTCCCGCAATATCAACCGCCACCCAACCCTCCAAACTCCTACCAGCAACAACAGAACATGCAGAATTATCAGCAGAGACACGACAACTATCAAAGGCCACCGCAGAAGTCAGACCAGCAGAACATCCTGGCGCCGAATCAGACGTATCCGAACGCGTTGCAGAATGGTCAGATCCAGTCGAACATGAAATACCCCACGTACCAGCATCCACCAGTGTCGAAGCAGAGCAAGCAGATGCATTTCGTGTCCGCTGGGAAGGGCAACGCGACGGTGGCCCAGTCAGCGTCGTCCCTTCAGAAGCCTGTTGGAGGCGCTGCGAGAACTGCTCCTTGCCATCTTTGCAGGAAGAAACAGGTCACGGAACCAGCTATCTACTGCTCGGATTGTGACTTCTACATGTCACGCTTCCGACCCAAGAACTGA